The following are encoded together in the Ovis canadensis isolate MfBH-ARS-UI-01 breed Bighorn chromosome 2, ARS-UI_OviCan_v2, whole genome shotgun sequence genome:
- the LOC138432653 gene encoding TRAF family member-associated NF-kappa-B activator-like codes for MDKNIGEQLNKAYEAFRQACMDRDSAVKELQQKSWGGCVTEDYEQRIREQQEQLSLQQTTIDKLKSQLLLVNSSRENSCGYIPLLEDSEARKNDLTLEQPHDKPKSGIPREKESKVRRQEVSSPRKETSPRSLSTPLFHERSYIEKTFWDLKEEFHRICLLAKAQKDHLSKLNVPTTATETQCSMPIQCTDKTDKQEVLFKPQAKDDINRGAPCVTSVTPRGLGQDEEDTSFESLSKLNVKFPPTDNDSTFLHSTPERPDVLGSVTSETVCQDQFNMEPRDNPGNFVKTGETLFEIQGIDPIASAIQNLKTTDKTKPSNTCIRTSLDRAPCLPPGDHNALFVNTFPLQDPSDAPFPSLDSPGKAIRGPQQPIWKPFPNQDSDLLVLSGTGSELRIPRVCEFCQAVFPPSITSRGDFLRHLNSHFNGET; via the exons AGCAAAAGT CATGGGGTGGTTGTGTGACTGAAGACTATGAGCAGAGAATACGTGAGCAACAGGAACAGCTGTCACTTCAACAAACTACTATTGACAAGCTAAAATCACAGTTACTTCTTGTGAATTCCAGTCGAGAAAACAGTTGTGGCTATATTCCCCTACTTGAAGACAGTGAAGCAAGGAAGAATGATTTGACTCTTGAACAGCCTCATGATAAACCAAAATCAGGAAtaccaagagaaaaagaatcaaaGGTAAGAAGACAAGAGGTTTCCTCTCCAAGAAAAGAAACTTCACCAAGGAGTCTTAGCACTCCTTTATTCCATGAAAGAAGCTATATAGAGAAGACTTTCTGGGATCTGAAAGAAGAATTTCATAGAATATGCTTGCTAGCTAAAGCACAAAAAGACCACTTAAGCAAACTTAATGTACCAACCACTGCAACTGAGACACAGTGCTCTATGCCTATACAGTGTAcggataaaacagataaacaagaagTGCTGTTTAAGCCTCAGGCAAAAGATGATATAAATAGAGGTGCACCGTGCGTCACATCTGTCACACCAAGAGGACTGGGCCAAGATGAGGAAGACACATCTTTTGAATCACTTTCTAAATTGAATGTCAAGTTTCCACCTACGGACAATGACTCTACTTTCTTACATAGCACTCCAGAAAGACCTGATGTCCTTGGTTCTGTCACATCTGAGACTGTGTGCCAGGATCAATTTAATATGGAGCCCAGAGACAATCCAGGAAACTTTGTCAAAACAGGAGaaactttatttgaaattcagGGAATTGACCCCATAGCTTCAGCTATACAAAACcttaaaacaactgacaaaacaaaaccctcaaaTACTTGTATTAGGACATCTCTGGATAGAGCTCCGTGTTTGCCACCTGGAGACCATAATGCATTATTTGTAAATACATTCCCACTTCAGGACCCATCTGATGCACCTTTTCCTTCACTGGATTCCCCAGGAAAAGCTATCCGAGGACCACAGCAGCCCATTTGGAAGCCCTTTCCTAATCAAGACAGTGACTTATTGGTACTAAGTGGCACAGGCTCCGAACTGCGTATACCTCGCGTATGTGAATTCTGTCAAGCAGTTTTCCCACCATCCATTACATCCAGGGGGGATTTCCTCCGGCATCTTAATTCACACTTTAATGGGGAGACTTAA